A genomic segment from Phalacrocorax aristotelis chromosome 34, bGulAri2.1, whole genome shotgun sequence encodes:
- the CCDC120 gene encoding LOW QUALITY PROTEIN: coiled-coil domain-containing protein 120 (The sequence of the model RefSeq protein was modified relative to this genomic sequence to represent the inferred CDS: inserted 1 base in 1 codon; deleted 2 bases in 1 codon; substituted 1 base at 1 genomic stop codon): MEVRGHIIPPGTYSPAGAPAGRLQELRERQRGLRQALGLRLRELRRLCLQEAELTGKLPPEYPLEPGERPPAPPTPPGRGGPPGSPPXGRGGNGVGTGWVGKGLGRGGRPKTSFPSTAGSRVPPGGVSPHTSRVPRRPPNTPGSVRVPRESFAASIHGMSLCGPRTAMAAPMSPHTSLAVPCPRPAPVPPWRPPCPPVRRSPRPGPPRPRRAPSRSRLPQAARAARREVAVQVQVVEAARRLAXRPGLPPEQRRRRQRLQAEAAQRLRQLRAQLGATAHDENGSLCDLPALENGALPGLPPPKAPPSGASRPSPPRAGSGSPDRRPPWPPEAAVGGPGRRSSLASPASPARTLPRSASSFEGRSVPATPVLARSPCARGHPLCRPEALGLPPRPWSGSQDSQLGGAPAPGPPPPAPRTRRSNSSEALIDWGSPPESAPEAARGRGGPPSAEQRRSQKWLALEGLRDWYLRHTGAPPAAPPGPRLPPPGPAWAPRRRDPPGLPHSLSYAGALAPRASGDTPTAAPPPTTDPQPPGTLV, from the exons GGGCGCCCGCGGGGCGGCTGCAGGAGCTGCGGGAGCGGCAGCGGGGGCTGCGCCAGGCCCTGGGGCTGCGCCTGCGGGAGCTGCGGCGCCTCTGCCTGCAGGAGGCC GAGCTGACAGGAAAGCTGCCCCCTGAGTACCCCCTGGAGCCCGGCGAGaggcccccagccccccccacgccgccgggccgggggggccccCCGGGGTCCCCCCCCTGAGGTAGG GGTGGGAACGGGGTGGGAACTGGGTGGGTGGGCAAGGGcctggggcggggagggaggccAAAAACGTCCTTTCCCTCCACTGCGGGGTCCCGTGTCCCACCTGGGGGCGTGTCACCCCACACCTCGAGGGTCCCACGGCGGCCCCCCAATACCCCGGGATCCGTTCGCGTCCCCCGTGAGTCCTTCGCGGCCTCCATACACGGTATGTCCCTTTGCGGCCCCCGTACCGCCATGGCggcccccatgtccccccataCCTCTCTAGCGGTCCCCTGTCCCCGCCCGGCCCCCGTACCGCCATGGCGGCCCCCATGTCCCCCTGTACGGCGGtccccgcggcccggcccgccccggccccgccgtgcCCCGTCCCGGTCCCGGCTCCCACAGGCGGCGCGGGCGGCCCGGCGGGAGGTGGCGGTGCAGGTACAGGTGGTGGAGGCCGCCCGGCGCCTTG GCCGCCCGGGGCTGCCCCCCgagcagcgccgccgccgccaacGCTTGCAGGCCGAGGCGGCCCAGCGGCTCCGGCAGCTCCGCGCACAGCTTGGCGCCACCGCGCACG ATGAGAACGGGTCCCTCTGCGACCTGCCTGCGCTGGAGAATG GGgccctgccagggctgcccccccccaaagcccccccaAGCGGAGCCAGCCGCCCCTCGCCACCCCGGGCTGGATCTGGCAGCCCCGACCGCCGGCCACCCTGGCCTCCCGAGGCCGCTGTAGGGGGACCTGGCCGCCGCAGCTCCCTCgccagccctgccag CCCGGCGCGGACCCTGCCCCGCAGCGCCTCCAGCTTCGAGGGCCGCAGTGTCCCGGCCACCCCCGTCTTGGCTCGCAGTCCCTGTGCCCGCGGGCACCCGCTCTGCCG ccccgaaGCGCTGGGGCTGCCCCCCCGGCCCTGGTCGGGCAGCCAGGACTCACAGCTTGGGGgggccccggcccccggcccccccccacCGGCCCCCCGCACCCGCCGCAGCAACAGCTCGGAGGCCTTGATCGACTGGGGGAGCCCCCCCGAAAGTGCCCCCGAGgctgcccggggccgggggggccccCCCTCAGCCGAGCAGCGCCGCAGCCAGAAGTGGCTGGCTCTGGAGGGGCTGCGGGACTGGTACCTGCGGCACACGGGggcccccccagccgccccccctGGCCCTCGCCTGCCAccccctggccctgcctgggCCCCCCGCCGCCGTGACCCCCCTGGTCTGCCCCACTCACTCAGCTACGCCGGGGCCCTGGCGCCCAG GGCCTCAGGGGACACCCCCACGGCCGCCCCCCCTCCCACCACGGacccgcagccccccggcacCCTGGTGTGA